Proteins co-encoded in one Acidobacteriota bacterium genomic window:
- a CDS encoding carboxymuconolactone decarboxylase family protein has translation MSRKLEDFQQFRQRMNEKILQADNKVVKRFFALDAQTYQPGALPAKTKELLGLSASMVLRCDDCIAYHLIQCKREGVSREEFFETFSVALIVGGSIVIPHLRRAVDLLEELEEDSSA, from the coding sequence ATGAGTCGAAAACTTGAGGACTTTCAGCAATTCCGCCAGCGAATGAACGAGAAGATCCTGCAAGCGGACAACAAGGTCGTCAAGCGCTTCTTCGCGCTGGACGCCCAGACCTACCAGCCAGGCGCACTGCCGGCCAAGACCAAGGAGCTGTTGGGCCTGTCGGCCTCGATGGTGTTGCGCTGCGACGACTGCATCGCCTATCACCTGATCCAGTGCAAGCGGGAAGGCGTCAGCCGGGAAGAGTTCTTCGAGACCTTTTCGGTGGCCCTGATCGTGGGCGGATCCATCGTCATTCCTCATTTGCGCCGGGCCGTCGATCTGCTGGAAGAGCTGGAGGAGGATTCGTCAGCGTGA